A genomic stretch from Schistosoma haematobium chromosome 4, whole genome shotgun sequence includes:
- the ZNF84 gene encoding zinc finger protein 84 (EggNog:ENOG410UUPQ~COG:K) has translation MNFFTQFLELWNSRFPGDNKAPQLDCLKADQFSSVADQKRALEEHSCKLSMTIEELRQKIDYDSFTKEYLQKCIQKLGAISQVFSEFEHVGPKVSGSSSSQLSHISNFPGDISSNIFSQNTTPCFTNNPSNFSLLPQCIASSLINSASPLLAAVATSTAPFLFPSTLTHFSCPDVIKSDPDQVSQSNRPRGSGDHCLVQNHEHQSFELTPSPIHNNLFCSGTNYPPPTASRPLPHETGSCVKSDYSGRLNDGLSGSTTDAQAAAAAVAAAFGLNFTSGGPLTGSNSVMGFNKQRNQSGSSLLQISPMSSINGVDGKEEDSSVERPFQCMTCSRSFSVKAGLVQHMRTHTDERPYPCLHCGRAFKQKIQLTTHMRVHSGERPYGCRLCGKLFRQQSHVVQHLRTHTGEKPHKCYQCGKAFRQKYSLISHQRRMCRNRSASNPIAAGMTMWISPGVDGDTGNLIKEFSPNKGNSSIASPNASLSTPISVMTSLQSPPSPFPSSPVSNTHALPQNQFQTPVNINGDSHRENSVTTRSRCNSLSKSKYELQDWSRSLSRHPSRLTSEGDPIHSPRTSRSSALQGHATMGLT, from the exons ATGAACTTCTTCACTCAATTTCTTGAACTGTGGAACTCACGGTTTCCTGGCGATAACAAGGCTCCCCAGCTGGATTGTTTGAAAGCTGACCAGTTCAGTTCTGTTGCTGATCAAAAGCGTGCTCTGGAGGAACATTCGTGTAAATTGTCAATGACAATTGAAGAACTGAGACAAAAGATCGACTACGATTCTTTTACAAAGGAATATTTACAGAAGTGTATACAAAAGCTGGGTGCTATATCACAAGTTTTCAGCGAGTTTGAACATGTTGGTCCTAAAGTTTCTGGAAGTTCTAGTAGTCAACTTTCGCACATTAGTAATTTCCCTGGTGATATTTCGAGCAATATATTTTCTCAAAATACAACACCATGCTTTACGAACAATCCTTCTAATTTTTCTCTGCTTCCGCAATGCATTGCATCAAGTCTTATCAACTCCGCATCTCCGCTTCTTGCAGCTGTAGCAACGTCTACTGCCCCTTTTTTATTTCCCTCGACATTGACACACTTTTCCTGCCCAGATGTGATCAA GTCTGATCCGGATCAAGTTTCACAATCCAATAGACCACGTGGTTCAGGGGACCACTGTCTGGTTCAAAATCATGAACACCAGTCATTTGAGCTCACCCCATCTCCTATTCACAACAACTTGTTTTGTTCCGGGACAAATTATCCTCCTCCAACGGCATCTCGACCTCTACCCCATGAAACAGGAAGCTGTGTTAAATCTGATTACTCGGGCAGATTAAACGATGGTTTATCAGGATCAACTACGGATGCTCAAGCGGCAGCTGCTGCTGTAGCGGCTGCTTTTGGACTCAATTTTACTAGTGGTGGTCCACTTACTGGTAGCAACAGTGTGATGGGCTTTAATAAGCAAAGAAATCAGTCTGGCTCTAGTCTTCTCCAAATCTCGCCAATGAGTTCTATCAACGGTGTAGATGGAAAGGAAGAAGATAGTTCAGTCGAGCGTCCTTTCCAGTGTATGACATGTTCGAGAAGTTTTTCTGTGAAGGCGGGTTTAGTACAACATATGCGCACACACACAGACGAGCGGCCGTACCCATGCCTTCACTGTGGACGAGCTTTTAAGCAAAAAATTCAGCTCACCACACATATGCGTGTACATAGTGGTGAGCGTCCTTATGGTTGCCGTTTATGTGGTAAATTGTTCAGGCAGCAAAGTCATGTGGTCCAACACCTACGAACTCATACAGGAGAAAAGCCACATAAATGCTATCAATGTGGTAAAGCTTTTCGTCAAAAATATAGTCTTATTTCCCACCAGCGTCGCATGTGTCGCAATCGTTCTGCTTCTAACCCTATTGCAGCAGGAATGACCATGTGGATAAGTCCAGGAGTGGATGGTGATACTGGTAATCTCATTAAGGAATTCTCTCCCAATAAAGGCAATTCGTCGATCGCAAGTCCGAATGCTTCATTGTCCACTCCAATCTCAGTTATGACATCTCTCCAATCACCTCCATCTCCATTTCCTTCCTCACCGGTGTCTAATACTCACGCACTTCCACAAAACCAGTTTCAGACTCCAGTTAACATAAACGGTGATTCACACCGGGAAAATTCAGTTACAACGAGATCCCGTTGCAATTCTCTGTCAAAAAGCAAGTATGAATTACAGGATTGGTCTCGTTCTCTTTCAAGGCATCCATCACGTCTCACATCAGAAGGTGATCCTATTCATAGTCCTAGAACTTCAAGGTCCAGCGCACTGCAAGGTCATGCTACGATGGGACTTACTTAA